A single region of the Streptomyces sp. ITFR-16 genome encodes:
- a CDS encoding aminoglycoside phosphotransferase, translating to MATTRTHLDRLPSPVRAAVEQHTGPLLEVVEASAGFNSEVAARVTSVTGTWHIKGLRAGHPRAWTQRREAEIAPFIREIAPALRWRVETAGWDLLGFEAMDGRHADYAPGSADLPEVAALLRRLGRTPCPDIELRHAEQRLERYAATPDDLRFFAGDHLLHTDLNNTNVLVNDQSPQGDRARLVDWAWATRGAAWLNAGYWVIWLIASGHTPTAAERWASKVPAWHTAPPEGITAFAAANRNVWAEISGADPDAWTLRLATAAAAWHGHRE from the coding sequence ATGGCCACCACCCGTACCCACCTCGACCGGCTGCCCTCCCCCGTACGCGCCGCCGTCGAGCAGCACACCGGCCCCCTCCTTGAGGTCGTGGAGGCGAGTGCGGGCTTCAACAGTGAGGTCGCTGCCCGGGTCACTTCCGTCACCGGCACCTGGCACATCAAGGGCCTGCGCGCCGGCCACCCTCGCGCCTGGACCCAGCGCCGAGAGGCCGAGATCGCTCCCTTCATCAGAGAGATCGCCCCCGCCCTGCGCTGGCGTGTCGAGACCGCCGGATGGGATCTCCTCGGCTTCGAGGCCATGGACGGCCGCCACGCCGACTACGCCCCCGGCTCCGCCGATCTCCCCGAAGTCGCCGCCCTCCTGCGCCGGCTGGGCCGCACCCCCTGCCCGGACATCGAGCTGCGCCACGCCGAACAACGCCTGGAGCGTTACGCGGCCACCCCCGACGACCTCCGCTTCTTCGCCGGTGACCACCTCCTGCACACCGACCTCAACAACACCAACGTCCTCGTCAACGACCAGTCACCGCAGGGCGATCGGGCACGCCTGGTCGACTGGGCATGGGCCACACGCGGAGCCGCCTGGCTCAACGCCGGCTACTGGGTCATCTGGCTCATCGCCTCCGGACACACGCCGACCGCCGCCGAGCGATGGGCGTCGAAGGTGCCCGCCTGGCACACGGCCCCGCCCGAGGGCATCACCGCCTTCGCCGCCGCCAACCGCAACGTCTGGGCCGAGATCAGTGGTGCGGACCCCGACGCGTGGACGCTGCGTCTGGCGACCGCCGCTGCGGCTTGGCACGGGCACCGCGAATGA
- a CDS encoding NUDIX hydrolase has translation MSLEPQGEDGRVLTTRRADNGTWEPPGGVLELAETPEDGVRREVYEETGVKVQVDRLTGVYKNTSRGVVALVFRCRAEGGHEQLSDETTAVEWLTPEETISRMAEVFAVRVTDALLDGAPRVRSHDGRKLASHP, from the coding sequence TTGTCGCTGGAGCCGCAAGGGGAGGACGGCCGGGTGCTCACGACAAGGCGCGCCGACAACGGGACGTGGGAGCCGCCCGGGGGTGTGCTCGAACTGGCCGAGACTCCGGAGGACGGTGTCCGTCGCGAGGTCTACGAGGAGACCGGCGTCAAGGTGCAGGTGGACCGCTTGACGGGGGTCTACAAGAACACGTCCCGGGGCGTCGTCGCCCTGGTCTTCCGCTGCCGTGCCGAAGGAGGGCACGAGCAACTGTCGGACGAGACAACGGCAGTTGAGTGGCTGACCCCGGAGGAGACGATCAGCCGCATGGCCGAGGTCTTCGCTGTCCGGGTCACCGATGCGCTGCTGGACGGTGCACCCCGGGTGCGCTCACACGACGGCAGGAAGCTTGCCTCTCATCCGTGA
- a CDS encoding VOC family protein codes for MERVRGIGGYFLRAADPAALNAWYRDCLGLDTDEHGLWRQEAGPTVFATFEPGTDYFGSRTQQTMLNFRVTDLDAMLAQLRAKGADVSEDVQEMDGVGRFGWVTDPEGNRIELWQPA; via the coding sequence ATGGAACGAGTACGTGGAATCGGCGGCTACTTTCTGCGGGCCGCCGACCCGGCGGCCCTGAACGCCTGGTACCGCGACTGCCTGGGTCTGGACACCGACGAGCACGGCCTGTGGCGCCAGGAAGCCGGACCGACGGTCTTCGCGACGTTCGAGCCCGGCACCGACTACTTCGGCTCCCGCACCCAGCAGACCATGCTCAACTTCCGGGTCACCGACCTGGACGCGATGCTCGCGCAGCTGCGCGCCAAGGGAGCGGACGTCTCCGAGGACGTCCAGGAGATGGACGGCGTAGGCCGCTTCGGCTGGGTCACGGACCCCGAGGGCAACCGCATCGAACTGTGGCAGCCGGCCTGA
- a CDS encoding dienelactone hydrolase family protein: MPIKTSQIPTADGVADAFAAFPDDGEQHPGVLMYPDGFGIRPVLREMADELARHGYYVLVLNMFYRHGPTPVIDLPEYIGGEARSAVFAQLMPLIEAHTAEQTLRDADACLGFLTAQPQVRPGPVAVTGYCFGGLLATRTAAAHPNQVAALAAFHAPVGADGPDALAGITARAHFGHAASDLTPEDLDRLNRSLDAAGIDHTSEIYPGTAHGFTMSDTDAYDAAGLRRHWDRLLPLLESALH; encoded by the coding sequence ATGCCCATCAAGACGTCGCAGATCCCCACCGCCGACGGCGTGGCCGACGCGTTCGCCGCCTTCCCTGACGACGGTGAGCAGCACCCGGGCGTGCTGATGTACCCGGACGGCTTCGGTATCCGCCCCGTGCTGCGGGAGATGGCCGACGAGCTGGCCCGGCACGGGTACTACGTACTGGTCCTGAACATGTTCTACCGGCACGGCCCGACCCCGGTGATCGACCTTCCCGAGTACATCGGCGGCGAGGCCAGGTCCGCGGTCTTCGCCCAGCTGATGCCCTTGATCGAGGCGCACACCGCCGAACAGACCCTGCGCGACGCAGACGCCTGCCTAGGGTTCCTCACCGCCCAGCCCCAGGTGCGCCCCGGGCCGGTCGCGGTGACCGGCTACTGCTTCGGCGGCCTGCTGGCGACGCGTACCGCCGCCGCCCACCCCAACCAGGTGGCGGCCCTCGCGGCCTTCCACGCCCCGGTGGGCGCCGACGGCCCCGACGCCCTCGCCGGCATCACCGCCCGGGCGCACTTCGGCCACGCGGCGAGCGACCTGACGCCCGAGGACCTGGACCGGCTCAACCGGTCCCTGGACGCCGCCGGGATCGACCACACGTCGGAGATCTACCCCGGTACGGCCCATGGGTTCACCATGTCCGACACCGACGCGTACGACGCCGCAGGGCTGCGACGCCACTGGGACCGCCTGCTCCCCCTCCTCGAGAGCGCCCTTCACTGA
- a CDS encoding TetR/AcrR family transcriptional regulator, producing the protein MSTSTQAGGTSEARSRLLDTATRIFYAEGIHSVGVDRIIAEAQVTRATLYRHFKGKEELILAYLQQADQGIRGQVAAIEASGLPPADTVRAVARSITEGIRSDGFRGCAFLNAAAEYPDPSHPVHQAVLAHRQWFLETATHLLTRAGCEPATEAGRHFVMLRDGAMAAGCLSDPALISETFLGGVEGILRGHGHAA; encoded by the coding sequence ATGAGTACGAGCACACAGGCCGGAGGCACGTCGGAGGCGCGGTCCCGACTGCTCGACACGGCGACCCGGATCTTCTACGCGGAGGGCATCCACTCCGTCGGCGTGGACCGGATCATCGCGGAGGCCCAGGTCACACGCGCCACCCTGTACCGGCACTTCAAGGGCAAGGAGGAGCTGATCCTCGCCTACCTCCAGCAGGCCGACCAGGGCATCCGGGGCCAGGTGGCGGCCATCGAGGCATCGGGCCTCCCGCCCGCCGACACGGTCCGCGCCGTCGCCCGCTCCATCACCGAGGGCATCCGGTCGGACGGCTTCCGGGGCTGCGCCTTCCTGAACGCGGCGGCCGAGTACCCCGACCCGTCCCACCCGGTCCACCAGGCGGTCCTGGCCCACCGCCAGTGGTTCCTGGAAACGGCCACACACCTCCTGACCCGGGCAGGCTGCGAACCGGCCACCGAGGCGGGCCGGCACTTCGTCATGCTCCGGGACGGCGCGATGGCAGCGGGCTGCCTCTCCGACCCGGCACTGATCTCGGAGACGTTCCTGGGGGGCGTGGAGGGGATCCTGCGCGGACACGGCCACGCGGCCTGA
- a CDS encoding saccharopine dehydrogenase C-terminal domain-containing protein, whose amino-acid sequence MRVLLVGAGGVGTAITRIAARRAFFEHMVVADYDPARAESAVAALGERGERFSAARLDASDQGAVTAALEEHRCDVLLNATDPRFVMPLFEAALGHGAHYLDMAMSLSRPHPSRPYEECGVKLGDAQFERAAEWEAAGRLALVGMGVEPGLSDVFARYASDELFDEIEEIGIRDGANLTVDGYDFAPSFSIWTTIEECLNPPVVYESGRGWYTTAPFSEPEVFDFPEGIGPVECVNVEHEEVLLVPRWLKAGRVTFKYGLGDEFIGVLRTLHMLGLDRTEPVSVASDLGKAAVSPRDVVAACLPDPAGLGDRMHGKTCAGTWVKGVKDGQPREVYLYHVVDNQWSMREYGSQAVVWQTAINPVAALELVAGGVWSGSGVLGPEALPPRPFLDLLGEYGAPWGLREQ is encoded by the coding sequence ATGCGTGTCCTCTTGGTCGGAGCCGGAGGGGTGGGGACCGCGATCACGCGGATCGCCGCCCGCAGGGCGTTCTTCGAGCACATGGTGGTCGCCGACTACGACCCCGCACGGGCCGAGAGCGCCGTCGCCGCCCTGGGGGAGCGGGGCGAGAGGTTCAGCGCCGCGCGGCTGGACGCCTCCGACCAGGGCGCCGTGACCGCGGCCCTCGAAGAGCACCGTTGCGACGTGCTGCTCAATGCCACCGATCCACGCTTCGTGATGCCCCTGTTCGAGGCGGCGCTCGGTCATGGCGCGCACTATCTCGACATGGCCATGTCCCTGTCCCGGCCGCATCCCTCCCGTCCGTACGAGGAGTGCGGGGTCAAGCTCGGGGACGCGCAGTTCGAGCGGGCCGCCGAGTGGGAGGCCGCCGGGCGGCTCGCGCTGGTGGGCATGGGCGTGGAGCCCGGGCTGTCCGACGTGTTCGCCCGGTACGCCTCCGACGAGCTCTTCGACGAGATCGAGGAGATCGGCATCCGGGACGGGGCGAACCTGACCGTCGACGGCTACGACTTCGCGCCGTCCTTCAGCATCTGGACGACCATCGAGGAGTGCCTCAACCCGCCCGTCGTGTACGAGAGCGGGCGCGGCTGGTACACCACAGCCCCCTTCAGCGAGCCTGAGGTCTTCGACTTCCCCGAGGGCATCGGGCCCGTCGAGTGCGTCAACGTGGAGCACGAGGAGGTGCTTCTCGTACCCCGTTGGCTCAAGGCCGGGCGGGTCACCTTCAAGTACGGCCTCGGCGACGAGTTCATCGGGGTGCTCCGGACGCTCCACATGCTGGGCCTCGACCGGACCGAGCCCGTGTCCGTGGCGAGCGACCTCGGGAAGGCCGCCGTCTCGCCCCGTGACGTCGTCGCCGCCTGTCTGCCCGACCCGGCGGGCCTCGGTGACCGGATGCACGGCAAGACCTGCGCCGGGACCTGGGTCAAGGGTGTCAAGGACGGGCAGCCCCGGGAGGTGTACCTCTACCACGTGGTGGACAACCAGTGGTCGATGCGGGAGTACGGCTCCCAGGCCGTCGTCTGGCAGACCGCCATCAATCCGGTCGCCGCCCTGGAACTCGTCGCCGGCGGGGTGTGGAGCGGCAGCGGGGTGCTCGGCCCCGAAGCCCTGCCGCCGCGCCCCTTCCTGGATCTGCTGGGGGAGTACGGCGCCCCTTGGGGGCTGCGCGAGCAGTGA
- a CDS encoding APC family permease, with the protein MAKDLGGEPAAPARPATLKPDAIGFVDALVIGLNATSPAYSVAAVIGPIVALVGIYAPGVLFASFVPMLLIASAFYYLNKVDQDCGTTFSWVTRSMGPWSGWLGGWAITMTGVLVVGSLADVAVSFGLLAVGLDSWADNTFVRQLLTVVLILVMTGLCVIGTELSAKVQNALILAQVVFLLVFVIVALYRVYAGTTSFDSIHPSVSWLNPFGAGGAALTSGLLLGVFIYWGWESAVNLTEEVEDSATAPGKAGVWSTVILLVTYLSVGFAVVAFAGTAYLAENADEEEFIFALLAREVMGGWDWIVLLAVATSAIASTQTTIIPASRTALSMARRHALPAHFGHISPRFRTPDVSTWWVAAIAIAWYLVVNQISKNALFDSLTALSLLIAFYYALTGVACAIYYRRHLTENVRSFLLIGLGPVVGAGLLTWLLVRSVIDMSDPANSYSGSSWFGLGPPLVIGIAISLAGVVLMVVWRLRAPLFWAERRGVVDPGLVHGKER; encoded by the coding sequence ATGGCGAAGGACCTCGGCGGGGAGCCGGCCGCACCCGCGCGGCCGGCCACCCTGAAGCCCGATGCGATCGGCTTCGTCGACGCCCTCGTCATCGGGCTGAACGCCACCTCCCCGGCGTACTCGGTGGCGGCCGTCATCGGGCCGATCGTCGCGCTCGTCGGCATCTACGCCCCCGGAGTGCTCTTCGCCTCCTTCGTACCGATGCTCCTCATCGCCTCGGCGTTCTACTACCTCAACAAGGTCGACCAGGACTGCGGGACCACGTTCTCCTGGGTGACCCGCTCGATGGGGCCCTGGAGCGGATGGCTCGGGGGCTGGGCCATCACGATGACCGGGGTGCTCGTCGTGGGGTCCCTCGCGGACGTCGCCGTCAGCTTCGGGCTGCTGGCCGTCGGGCTCGACAGCTGGGCCGACAACACCTTCGTGCGCCAACTGCTCACCGTCGTCCTGATCCTGGTCATGACGGGCCTGTGCGTCATCGGCACCGAGCTGTCGGCCAAGGTGCAGAACGCGCTGATCCTGGCGCAGGTGGTCTTCCTGCTGGTCTTCGTGATCGTGGCGCTCTACCGCGTCTACGCGGGCACCACCTCGTTCGACTCCATCCACCCCTCGGTCAGCTGGCTCAACCCGTTCGGGGCGGGTGGCGCGGCCCTCACCAGCGGGCTGCTGCTGGGCGTGTTCATCTACTGGGGCTGGGAGTCCGCGGTCAACCTCACCGAGGAGGTCGAGGACTCCGCGACCGCCCCCGGCAAGGCGGGGGTGTGGTCCACCGTCATCCTGCTGGTGACCTACCTGTCCGTCGGCTTCGCGGTCGTCGCCTTCGCCGGTACGGCGTACCTCGCCGAGAACGCCGACGAGGAGGAGTTCATCTTCGCGCTGCTCGCCCGCGAGGTGATGGGCGGCTGGGACTGGATCGTGCTCCTCGCGGTCGCCACCTCCGCCATCGCCTCGACCCAGACCACGATCATCCCCGCCTCCCGCACCGCCCTGTCGATGGCCCGGAGGCACGCGCTGCCGGCGCACTTCGGCCACATCAGCCCGCGGTTCCGGACCCCCGACGTGAGCACCTGGTGGGTGGCCGCCATCGCCATCGCCTGGTACCTCGTCGTCAACCAGATCAGCAAGAACGCACTCTTCGACTCGCTGACGGCCCTGTCCCTGCTGATCGCCTTCTACTACGCCCTGACCGGGGTGGCCTGCGCGATCTACTACCGCCGCCATCTGACGGAGAACGTGCGGAGCTTCCTGCTCATCGGCCTCGGGCCGGTGGTCGGGGCCGGGCTGCTGACCTGGCTGCTCGTGCGGTCGGTGATCGACATGTCCGACCCGGCCAACTCCTACAGCGGCAGCTCCTGGTTCGGCCTCGGACCGCCGCTCGTCATCGGCATCGCCATCAGCCTGGCCGGTGTGGTGCTCATGGTGGTGTGGCGGCTGCGGGCACCCCTCTTCTGGGCCGAGCGCCGGGGCGTGGTCGACCCGGGACTCGTCCACGGCAAGGAGCGCTGA
- a CDS encoding universal stress protein, with product MSVVLGYDESPGAARALRIAIEVAAAYGEPLVLVYGAAPPGPTGEEYHAAYDAVRQAGRSGLERALAEAREAGVEAVVEVIDRSPAQALIEAAERHGARVIVVGSWGESPMRGALLGSTPHKLLHLSRVPVLCVPTEE from the coding sequence ATGTCCGTGGTCCTCGGCTACGACGAGTCGCCCGGCGCCGCCCGCGCCCTGCGCATCGCGATCGAGGTGGCCGCCGCGTACGGCGAGCCGCTGGTCCTGGTCTACGGGGCCGCGCCGCCCGGCCCCACCGGCGAGGAGTACCACGCCGCCTACGACGCCGTCCGCCAGGCCGGGCGCTCGGGGCTGGAGCGGGCGCTCGCGGAGGCCCGCGAGGCAGGGGTGGAGGCCGTCGTCGAGGTGATCGACCGCAGCCCGGCCCAGGCGCTGATCGAGGCCGCCGAACGGCACGGGGCCCGCGTCATCGTGGTGGGCAGCTGGGGCGAGAGCCCGATGCGCGGGGCCCTCCTCGGCTCCACCCCGCACAAGCTCCTCCATCTGTCGAGGGTGCCGGTGCTCTGCGTACCCACCGAGGAGTGA
- a CDS encoding putative protein N(5)-glutamine methyltransferase codes for MPVPLSPPALSSLVTALRSAGCVFAEDEADLIAATATGPADLSAMVERRVAGHPLEHVLGWAEFSGLRIAVDPGVFVPRRRTEFLIRQAVRLAPSPAVVVDLCCGSGALGAALATALEDVELHASDVEPAAVRCARRNVGGLGRVYEGDLFAPLPAGLRGRVDVLLANVPYVPTGDVALLPAEARVHEPLVALDGGGDGLDVLRRVAADAPRWLAPGGSLLVETSERQAETAARTVGGSGLAPRVVTSDELYATVVIGTLPAS; via the coding sequence ATGCCCGTCCCGTTGTCACCGCCCGCCCTGTCCTCCCTCGTCACCGCCCTCCGCTCCGCCGGCTGCGTCTTCGCCGAGGACGAAGCGGACCTGATCGCCGCCACCGCCACCGGGCCCGCCGACCTCTCCGCGATGGTCGAGCGGCGCGTCGCCGGCCACCCCCTCGAACACGTCCTGGGCTGGGCCGAGTTCAGCGGGCTGCGGATCGCCGTCGACCCCGGGGTCTTCGTCCCCCGCCGCCGCACCGAGTTCCTGATCCGCCAGGCGGTCCGCCTGGCGCCGAGCCCGGCCGTCGTGGTGGACCTCTGCTGCGGCTCGGGCGCGCTCGGCGCCGCCCTCGCCACCGCGCTGGAGGACGTCGAACTCCACGCGTCCGACGTCGAACCCGCCGCCGTGCGCTGCGCCCGGCGCAACGTCGGCGGCCTCGGCCGTGTCTACGAGGGCGACCTCTTCGCCCCCCTGCCCGCCGGACTGCGCGGGCGCGTCGACGTGCTGCTCGCCAACGTGCCCTACGTACCGACCGGCGATGTCGCCCTGCTGCCCGCCGAGGCGCGCGTCCACGAGCCGCTGGTCGCGCTCGACGGCGGCGGCGACGGCCTCGACGTCCTGCGGCGGGTGGCCGCCGACGCGCCGCGCTGGCTGGCCCCCGGCGGCAGTCTGCTGGTCGAGACGAGCGAACGGCAGGCGGAGACGGCCGCGCGGACCGTCGGCGGCAGCGGGCTCGCCCCGCGCGTCGTGACCTCCGACGAGCTGTACGCCACCGTCGTCATCGGAACCCTGCCCGCGTCCTGA